The proteins below are encoded in one region of Methanosarcina barkeri 3:
- a CDS encoding pyridoxamine 5'-phosphate oxidase family protein — MAEELKDKVYEYLSNHYYLNLATVSPQGRPMAHTMAYVSEGTVVYMVTDKNTRKVQNIMQNPYVAYTVDEDDPDWFEMQALQIEGKASIVTDENELREIGEILVAKFPIAADMPPDPDSIMIKIEPEVVYYLDYSIKFGYREQVNL, encoded by the coding sequence ATGGCAGAAGAGCTTAAAGATAAGGTTTACGAGTACCTTTCAAATCATTACTATCTGAACCTTGCAACAGTAAGCCCGCAAGGCAGACCAATGGCCCATACAATGGCATATGTATCCGAAGGCACTGTTGTATATATGGTAACTGATAAAAATACTCGGAAAGTCCAGAATATTATGCAGAATCCGTATGTAGCATATACTGTCGACGAGGACGATCCAGACTGGTTTGAGATGCAGGCTCTTCAGATTGAAGGCAAGGCATCAATAGTTACTGATGAAAATGAATTACGAGAAATTGGGGAAATACTGGTAGCCAAATTTCCGATTGCGGCAGACATGCCCCCAGATCCGGATAGTATCATGATAAAAATTGAACCAGAAGTTGTCTATTATCTCGATTACAGCATTAAGTTCGGGTACAGAGAGCAGGTGAACCTATGA